The genomic window GCTTTCCGCGCCCTGTACTCCTGCGCGTCCGCGCGTCCGCGCGTCCGCGCGTCCGGCTCGGCGGAGCCGGTGCCGACGTCAGGGTGCGGGGGCGGCCGCGGCGGCCGCGTGCAGCAGGAGTTCGGAGCCCAGCGCGGTGAGGGTGTGGTGGCTCGACCGGCCGCTGCGCCGGGTGACGACCAGCCCGGCCCGCCGCAGCACGGTGGCGTGCTCGCTGGCCGAGGCCTGCGACAGGCCGACCCTGCGGGCCAGCTGGCCGGTCGTCACACCGTCGGCGATCACTTCGAGCACCGCCGCCCTGCTGTGCCCGAGCAGCGCGGCCAGGCCGTCGTGCGGGCCGCCCAGCGTACCCAGCAGCGAGTGGCGGCCGGCGTCCGCTACCACCTCGTAGTAGAGCGTCGGCTGCTCGTCGTCCGGGTCGCAGGGCACGTACGAGCTGAACGCGCCCGGCGCCAGCAGCAGGCCGCGCCCGCCGAGGTGGTAGTCGTACTCGATCTCCGCCCTGGTCTGCACATCGAGCACCGGCGGCCGCCAGCGCATCCGGGGGCCGAGGCTGCGCAGCACCTGCTCGATGCCGCCGTCCCCCAACTGCCGGGTGCGCTCCGCCCGGTCGGCGGCGAGCAGCGAGGCCAGCGTGCGCCAGTACGGCGCCACGGCCACCCGGTGGTAGTCGCGTACGCCCGCGGCCAGCCGTTCCGCGGTGTCCTGGTCGCCGTCGGCCAGGTCGCGGGTCCAGCGGGGCAGCGGGCGGTGCCTGCCGACGTACTCCAGGTCGGCACGCAGCGCCTGCCGCGGGATGCTCAGCAGCCGCTCCAGCTCCTCGTCCAGCGTCGGCAGGCCGATGTGCGGGCGCAGGAAGCGCGGGACGGGGTGTGCGGGGTCCAGGGGGGCGATCTGCGCGAAGTACGCCTCCCGTGCCGGCGGCAGGCCTGCCCCGGCGCCCGGCGCGGGCGCGGCAAGGCCTGCCCGTACCCGCCGCCGCCAGCCGTCGAGGCCGGGGGTGCCGGCCCGCTGGACCAGCCGGAAGGCGCTGAAGGTGGTCACCGCCAGCGGGCTCGGGCGGCCCGCTATCCGGGTGCGGGCCAGATCGGTCAGCGTGAAATGGATGCGCACGGCCTCCCCCATTCGCTTCGACCAGGGCCGAAACGTGTCGCCGTCGTCCTTTGTACACGCCACGGTGGGTGCGTGCGGGGCGCCCCGGGGCCTCAGGGGGATGGGCCGGGGGCGCCACCGCTCGCTGACGACCGATCACCCGGTCGCCGCACGCTACGGGAGGACGCGGGGATGACAGCACGTCAGTGGTGGCACACGGAGCGCAGGGCGCGGTCCATGGCGCGGGGCGTCGTACATTGCGTCGGGTTCGGTGCGCGGCGGCGGCCGCGGCTCGCGAGCGCCGCCCTGGTCGCGGGCGCGGTCGCCGCGCTGCTGGCGGTGCCGGCCGGCGCCGGCGCGGCGGTCCCCGCCGGCGGCATCCCCGACCTGCCGGGCGTACCGGCGGACGTGTCGGGCCTGGTGGGCCCGCTCGTCACCCACCCGGCGCAGGAGCCGGTCGACTATCCCGCAGGCGAGGTGTGTGCCTTCGCCGCGCACGCCGACTTCCCGGTCAGCGACCTGACCACCAGGACCTGGACCGATGCCGCAGGCACCCCGGTCTTCGCGATCGAGAGCGGCCCGCTCGTCATGAAGGTCACCAACCTGGCCACCGGGAAGTCCGTCGAGCGCGACATCTCGGGATCCGGCGTGGTCACCTACCCCGACCCCGACTCCTTCGTCCTCAGCGGGAACGACTGGTCGGCCGGCTTCCACACCGGGGACCACCCGCACAACCGGTGGATCGTTGCGAGCACGTACATGTCGGTGAAGATCAGCACGGTGGCCGGCACGACCAGCAGGCGACTGCTGGTGCTGGCCGGACCGTACGAGGACCTCTGCGCGACGCTGGCCTGAGCCGGGCGGCGCGGCAATGTGCCGCGCCGCCCGCGTCCATGACGGCGTGCCGGGCCGTCCGTCAGGCTTCGTGGACCGGCATCGGGTCGCGCCACATCGGCCACATCTGCGGGCCGTCGGGGAGGTCGATGGTGCTGCCCGACCAGACGAAGCCGAGGCGTTCGTAGAGCGCGCGGCTGCGCAGCGAGCTGGCCTCCAGGTAGGCGGCGCGGCCCTCCCGGTCGCAGCGGGCAAGCACCGAGGTGATCAGCTCGGTGCCGCGCCCCTGGCTGCGGGCGGAGCCGTCGACCGCGATCAGCATCAGATGCTCGTGCGCCCGGTCCTTGGGATGCGCCGCGTCGAGGATCTGGCCTATCGTCTCGACCCGCTCGTTGGCCGGGTCGACGACCTGCCGCAGTTCGGCCGGACCGTTGTCGTCGGCCGGGTGGCCGCCGGCCGGCACCGAGAACCACAGCGCCGCCGCGGAGCCGTCCACCGCCACGTCGACGTAGCCCTCGGCCAGCGCGGCGTCCAGGAACGCGCCCATCATCACGCCATGCCTGGCACGCCGGTCGGCAGGGTCGGGAAACACCCAGCCGCTGACCGCGTCGTCCTGGAAGACCCGGTCCAGCAGGCCGGTCACGGCCGCCCTGTCGTCCTGCCCGGCCCGTCGGATCGCCACACCCATTCGCTTGTCCTCCGCCTGTCCGTTTGGTCGTATCAACTGATCTTTTCCGTAAGGCGGTTGCAGCCTAAGCCCTGGCGGAAGGCCTGGCTCCGGCGGTACGGGCCTCGATCGCGTGCAGTACCGCGACCATGTCGGCGCCGCCGTGGCCGAGCCCCACCGTCTCGTCGAACAGCGCATGGCAGACGTCCAGCAGCGGCGACGCCAGAGCGGCCTCCCGGGCCGCCTCGGCGATCAGCCGGTTGTTCTTCAGCACATCGAGCGCGGCCGCCTGCACCGCGAAGTCACGGTCCCTCAGTTTGGGCGCCTTCGCCCGGGAAACCGCGCTGGCCATCGGCCCCGCGTCGAGCACGGCGAGGAAGCGGTCGCGGTCCAGCCCGTACCGGTCGGCGAAGTGGAAGGCCTCGGTGAGGCCGGTGACCATGGTGATGAGGAAGAGGTTCACCGACAGCTTCGTCAGCAGCGCGCTCGGGACCTGGCCGCAGTCGAAGGCCTCCCGGCACATCGGCGCCAGCAGCGGCCGCACCGCGTCCACCGCCTGCCGCCCGCCGGCCAGCATCGCCACCAGCTCCCCGGCTTCGGCGGGCCCTCGCGAGCCCGACACCGGCGCCTCCACGTAACGGCCGCCCGCTGCCAGGACGTCGGCCTCCAGCGCGCGCGAGAATCCGGGCGAGGTCGTGCCCATGTGCACGATCGTCCGGCCGGCGACCCGGGCGGCGAAACCGGCCGTGCCACGCGCCAGCACGGCGTCGACCGCGGGGTCGTCGGCCAGCATCAGGAAGACGACGTCGCTCTCGCGCAGGACGTCGCCGGGCGTCTCCGCGACCCGGGCGCCGGCGGCCCGCAGCGGTTCGGCCCTGGCGCGCGTCCTGTTCCACACCGTCAGCGGCGCCCGCCCCGCCAGGTGCCGCGCCAGGTTGAGGGACATGGGCTGACCCATGACGCCGAGACCGAGGAAGCCCGCTCTGAGCATGCCGTCCGGAGTCCTTTCCGCGGGGCCGTGTGTGGCCTTGCGATCTATGACAGCCGTCATAATACTGGCCGCTATGACCACTGTCATAGACCCCGTCGTACCGCCCCTCCCCGCGGCAACCGTCCGGCGCTGGCAGACCGCGGTCGTCACACCCGCCGACGCCCCCGCCCTGCACGACCTCGTCACGGCCTGCTCGCAGGCCACCCTCCGGCTGCGCTTCTTCGGCCAAGTCCGCGCCTTCCCCGCGGAGTACCTGGCCGGCGTGCTGGCCGGCCGCGCCGACGTCCATGACGCGGTGGTCGCCTACGCGTACGGCGCGAGCAGTGCGCGCCCGGTCGGCCTCGCCAGCCTCGCCCTGCCCCCGGACGGAGGCGCCGCGGAACTGGGCGTCCTGGTCGCCGACGCCTGGCAACGTCAGGGCGCCGGCCGCGCCATGGTCGACCTGCTGCTGGCCCGCGCCCGTGCCCGCGGCGTCCGGCAGGTCAGCGCCGCCGTGCTGCCCGGCCGCTCCGCGCTGCTCGCCGCCCTGGGCCGCCACCTGCCGGCGGAGCACCTGGCGCATTCCACGGACGGCCCCAGCGGCGTCTATAAGCTGGACCGACCATGAGGAGGCCGGCGATGACTGCACCCCGCACCCACGGCCCGCGGGAACGGATGGTCTTCGCCGCGGCCCAGCTCATCCGCCGCGACGGCGTCGGCGCCACCGGCATGCGCGACGTCGCCGCCCGCGCCGAGGCGCCCCGCGGGTCCCTCCAGCACTACTTCCCCGGCGGCAAGGAACAGCTGGTCAACGAGGCCGTCACCTGGGCCGGTCACTACGCCGGCAAGCGCGTCGCCCGCTACCTCGCCGCCCTCCCCGAGCCCACCCCCGGCGCCCTCTTCGCCGCGATGACCCAGCAGTGGATCGACGAGTTCGAGGCCACCGGCTTCGGCACCGGCTGCCCGGTCGCCGCCGCCACCGTCGACTCGACCGCCTCCACCCCCTCGGCCCGCGAGGCCACGGCCTCGGCCTTCACCGCCTGGACCACCCCCCTGACCGCGGCCCTGACCACCCTCCACGTCCCCCCGGACCGCGCCCCCGCCCTGGCCACCCTGATGATCTCCACCCTGGAGGGCGCCATCCTCCTGGCCCGCGCCCACGAGTCCACCACCCCCCTGACCACCGTCACCACAGAACTGACCCCCCTCCTGAACGCATCCGCCACCCGCCCGGCCACGCGCGCACCCGCATAAGCCCGACGGCCTGGCGGCACCCGGCTAGGGCGCGGCGCCCACGCAGCGGCAGATACGTCCCACGGCCAGGTGGCACCCCGCTGAGGGCGCGGGGAACTGCGCGCCCGGCCCCCACGCACCGGCACATGCGGCCCACGGCCAAGCGGCACCCCCCGAGGGGCGCGAGGAACTGCGCGCCCAGCCCGAGCGGACCGCCGCGTCCGCACCCATCCACCCCCACCTCCCCAAGGTCACATTCCGCGAAGAATGCCCGTTGTGCTTAGTTCGTCCCTCGGCGGGCATCCGCTCCACGAGGCGGGGGCGGCCCCTACGACCGGCCGTAGGCCACGAAACCGCCGTCGCGGGCGCCGCCCACAGAAAACGGCGCCGCCCCGGCAAACGGCGCCCCCCGGGGGCCGGGCCCCAGGCGGCGAGGGCGCCGCACAAACCACCGAGCCCGCCGCCAGGCGAATGGCCCCCGGCGAGTGAGGAGCGCGCGATGACAGACGGCACGATCGTGGTCGGCGTCGACGGCTCGATCGCCGCCCAGCAGGCCTTGCGCTGGGCCGCCCTCCAGGCGGAGCTGACCGGCGCCTCGCTTGTCGCCGTAATGGCGTGGGAGCTCCCGGGAGCCTTCGGCTGGGCGGACGTCCCGGAACTCCCTGACGACCTGGACCTGGAAGGCCCGGCGTCCCGCGCGCTGGCGGAGGCGGTCGACGACGCCCTCCCGCCCGCGAAGGCCGCAGCCGTCGAGCAGGTGGTCGTCGCGGGCAACCCGGCCCAGGCGATCCTCGACCGCGCCGAGACCGCCGACCTGATCGTCGTGGGCGTGCGCGGCCACGGCACCTTCCGCGCGCCCCTCCTCGGCTCGGTCAGTCATACCGTCACACTTCACGCGACCTGCCCGGTCGTCGTGGTGCGTGGGGTGACGGAAGTGACGGGATAGCCGCAGCTCATCGCGCATAGCCCAGAGTTATCCACAGGCTGTGACGACAGCCGCTCCCGAGGACCGCTCGGCGGAGCATCATGGTGGCATGAACGAAACGACCGGATCCGCCAGCGGGTCCACGCCCGAATCCGACGCCGTGCCGGCCGTGCCCGCACCCTCCCCCACCCCGTCCGGAAGCCTGCCCGGGGCCATCCCGGGCGCGCTGCCCGACTGGGAGAAGAGGTATCGCGCACCCCGGGTCGGACTGCCGGAGTGGGCGGAGGACGCCCCCGACCACAGCCTGTACGTCTCCGACGTCACCGGCACGTACGAGCTGTACGCGTGGGATCGGACGACGGGCGAGCGCCGCCAGGTCACCGATCGTCCGAACGGCACGACGGACGGCACCCTCAGCCGGGACGGCGAATGGGTGTGGTGGTTCTCCGACACGAATGGCGACGAGTTCGGCGTGTGGATGCGCCAGTCGTTCGGTGGTGGCGACGACATACCGGCCGCTCCCGGGCTCGACCCCTCCTATCCCGCGGGCCTGGCCCTCGGCGCCGGCGGCCTCGCCGTCGTCGGCCGCTCCACAGACGACGAGGGCACGACCGTGCATGTCGTGCCGCCGGACGGCGGGGAGCCGTACGAGATCTACCGCCACGAGGAGTCCGCCGGCGTCGGCGACCTCTCCGAGGACGGCACGCTGGTGGTGATCGAGCACACCGAGCACGGCGACGCCATGCACAGCGCCCTGCGGGTGCTGCGGGTCGCGGACGGCTCCGTGGTGGCGGAACTGGACGACACCGAGGGCGGCACCCGCGAGCTGGGCCTGGACAGCCTCGGCTTCGCGCCCGTGCCCGGCGACACCCGGCTGCTGGTCGGCCACCAGCGGGAGGACCGCTGGCTGCCGATGATCTGGGACGTCGCAGGCGGAGAGCAGATCGCGCCCGCGATAGACCTGCCGGGCGACGTGCAGGCCGAGTGGTATCCGGACGGCAGCGCGCTGCTGGTGGTGCACGACTTCCGGGCGCGCAGCGAGATGTTCCGCTACGACCTGGCGGACGGCACGCTGACCGCGCTCGACACCCCGCGCGGCTCGGTCGGCGGCGCCACCGCCAGGCCGGACGGCACGGTGGAGTATCTGTGGTCGTCGGCCGCCCGGCCTCCGGTGGTGCGCTCCACCACCGGAGCCGTCGTGCTGGAGGCCCCGGGCCTGCGGGCGCCCGAGTCCGTCCCGGTGGAGGACGTGTGGGTGGACGGCCCCGGCGGCCGGATCCACGCCCTGGTGCAGCGGCCGCCGGCCGGTGCGACCCGGGGCAGAGGACCGCTGCCGACCGTCTTCGAGATACACGGCGGCCCGACCTGGCACGAGTCGGACTCCTTCGCGGCCGGCCCCGCGGCCTGGCTGGACCACGGCTTCGTGGTGGTGCGGGTCAACTACCGCGGATCGACCGGGTACGGCCGCGAGTGGACAGACGCGCTCAAGCACCGCGTCGGCCTGATCGAGCTGGAGGACATCGCGGCGGTCCGCGAGTGGGCGGTGTCGTCGGGGCTGGCCGACCCGGCGCGGCTGGTGCTCACCGGCGGGTCCTGGGGCGGCTATCTGACCCTGCTCGGCCTGGGCACCCAGCCCGACGCCTGGGCGGTGGGGATCGCGGCGGTCCCGGTCGCCGACTACCCGACCGCGTATGCGGACGAGATGGAGGCGCTGAAGTCACTCGACCGCACCCTCTTCGGCGGCTCCCCCACCGAGGTGCCGGAGCGCTACGCCGCCTCGTCCCCGCTGACGTATGTGGAGAAGGTCGCGGCCCCGGTCTACATCAGCGCGGGGATGAACGACCCGCGCTGCCCGATACGCCAGATCGACAACTACGTGGAGCGGCTCCGGACGCTCGACAAGCCGCACGAGGTGTATCGCTATGACGCGGGCCACGGCTCCCTGGTCGTGGAGGAACGCATCAAGCAGGTCCGGCTCGAACTGGCCTTCGCCCTACGCCACGTGGGCGGCTGACCCGGCCGGCTCCTCGGCACCGCCCGCCGGCCCGCCGGCGGACCCCGGGACCGGGTCCGGCGCCGAATCCGGCTCCGGGTCCGGGTCCCGGTCCGGGTCGGGGCCCGAGCCCGGCGCGGGGAGGAGGCCGAGCGCGGCGTCCGCCTGTGCCTCGGCCTCGCGGCGGGCCAGCCGGAAGTACATGAAGACGGCGAAACCGGCGAAGACGAACCACTCACCGGTGTAGCCGAGGTTCTGGAAGGCCTTGAGGTCCAGACCGCTGCCCGGGGGCGCCACCGGCGGCACCGGCTTCATCGGTGCGGTGGAGTGGGTGGCGGTGATCCAGCCGCTGTAGACGGGATAAGGGAGGACGTTGACGAGAGTCGCGGCACTGATGATGCCGAGCTGACCGGTCGGCAGCGCACCGGGGGCGGCGGGCACCCCGTCGCTGCCCGCGGTCTCGGCGTACTGGAGCGCGCCGGTCACCGAGACCTCGCCGGCCGGGGCGGACGGCACCGCGCCCCGCTCGGCGGCGGGCGGCACGTCGCCGGGCAGCCAGCCGCGCACCACGGGCAGCGCGGCACCACCGTCGACCCGGAGGGGAGTGAGGACGTAGTAGCCGTTGTGGCCGTCGAGCGTGCGGTCGGGCACCAGGAGCTGGTGGGCGGTGTCATAGCGGCCGGTCGCGGTGACCGGGCGGCCGGAGGCGTCCGACGGCACCTGGGCCCTGGTGTCGGGGAGCAGCGCGGCCAGCGGTACGGGCGCCCGGCCGGCGGTCTGCACCTCGGTGTGCTTGGCGTCCTTGTGCGCGTCCACCCGCCCCTGGAAGCGGCTCAGCTGCCAACTGCCCATGAAGACGCAGAAGGGCACGGCGAGCAGTACGAGCACGCCGACCACCAGCCAGCGCGGCGTGAGCAGGAACCGGTACACACCCCCACGGTACGGGTCCGGCCCCCGCCCCCCGCCACCGGGACCCGCGCCACCGGCGGGACCCCGCGCCGCCTGCTACGACGCGGGTGTGTCCGACGGGGTGGTGGGCATCGGGCCGGTCGTGTAGATGGTGCCGGCGCAGGCGCCCTGCAGCGTGGGGCCCACGACCACCGGGGCGCCGGCCACCGGAGTGTGCCGGATGACGACCGCCTCGGGGTCCCCGGTCGGCACGCCCTGCGTCAGGCGCAGGGCCATCGGGTTCTCCTCGGGGCCGGCGCTCCCGGGGTCGGGCACCGGCGTGTCCGTCGGGGTGTCCGTCGGTGTCGGGGAGGCCGGCGGCGACGTCGGCTGCGGACAGCCTCCGGGGCCCGCGTCGCCGGGCACCCAGGCGAAGGCCACCTCGTAGTCCGCGCCGGGCGCGAGTACGAGGGGAGTGTCGCTCGCCGTGGCGGGCAGCCCGGTCGCCGGGTCGTCCGCGGTGTGGTTGACCACGCTGATCCGCGACATGTCGGTGGCGCCGACCGCGTACACCTGCACGGTGGCGGGGCCGGGCGGGACGGCGCAGGCGGCGGTGGAGACGTTGGTGACCCGGAACCAGCCGTAGGCCCGGCCGTCGGCGTCCAGCGAGTTGGCGTTGCTGCTGCCCTGGCCGAGCTGGTCGCCCGCGCACTCGGGAGCGCTCACCGGCGGCACTCCGTCCGGGGTGGTGGCCAGGTTCGACGGGCCGTCGGCGCCGCCCGCGCTGGGCGGCTGGTGGCCCGACCCGCCACTGCTCTGCCCGCGGCTCGACTGCCCGGAGTCGCCGGTGGCGCCCCAGGTGTTGACGTGGCCGTCCTCGCCCGGGTGGGCGGCGTGCGTGCTGGCCACGTTGGCCGGGGCGGCGGTCGCCCTGCCACCGGTGTCGGCGGCGTGGATCAGCGCGGGCACGGCGGCACCGACGAGCAGCACCGCGGCCCCGGCGCCGGCCAGCGCCTGCCGCCGGTGCTGGCGGCGGGCGGGCACGGCACGCCGCAGGTGCTCCAGCGCGTGGGCGGAGGGCTGCAGGTCACGGACGGCGCCATGCATGAGGTCACGCAGCGCCGCTTCCTCGGCGCTCTCGTGAACGGGTTCGCCGTCGAGGCCAGGTGCGTCCTCGTCGCCGGGCGCGGTGCCTGCCTCGGCGGGGTCAGCCGGATTGCCGGGGTCAGCAGGCTCGACAGGCTCAGCAGCTGCAGCCGTCTCAGCCGTCTCAGCCGTCTCAGCCGGCACGGTCGGCTCCTTCGCGGCGGCCGGCTCCACCGGCTCCACCGGCTCCACCGGATCGGGTGCCGGGCGCTGCCCGGGGGAGTCGTGCGGGTCCATGCCGTGAGCGTTGTCCGGGGCGTCGGGGGTGGTCATGCCGTGTCCTCCATCGCGACCCGCAGGGCAGCGATGCCCCGCGAGCCGTACGCCTTGACCGAGCCGAGCGAGATGCCCAGCGTCTCGGCGACCTGCGCCTCGGTCATGTCGGCGAAGTAGCGCAGCACCAGTACCTCGCGCTGCCTGCGCTGCAGCGAGCGCATCGCGGTCTTGAGCTGGTCGCGTTCCAGCAGCTCGTACGCGCCCTCCTCCGCGCTCGCCATGTCGGGCATGGGCTTGGAGAGGAGTTTCAGGCCGAGGATGCGCCGGCGCAGCGCGGAACGGGAGAGGTTGACGACCGTCTGGCGGAGGTAGGCGAGGGTCTTTTCCGGGTCGCGGACCCGGCTGCGTGCGGAGTGCACGCGTATGAAGGCCTCCTGGACGACGTCCTCGCAGGACGCGGTGTC from Streptomyces sp. NBC_01198 includes these protein-coding regions:
- a CDS encoding ArsR/SmtB family transcription factor, which produces MRIHFTLTDLARTRIAGRPSPLAVTTFSAFRLVQRAGTPGLDGWRRRVRAGLAAPAPGAGAGLPPAREAYFAQIAPLDPAHPVPRFLRPHIGLPTLDEELERLLSIPRQALRADLEYVGRHRPLPRWTRDLADGDQDTAERLAAGVRDYHRVAVAPYWRTLASLLAADRAERTRQLGDGGIEQVLRSLGPRMRWRPPVLDVQTRAEIEYDYHLGGRGLLLAPGAFSSYVPCDPDDEQPTLYYEVVADAGRHSLLGTLGGPHDGLAALLGHSRAAVLEVIADGVTTGQLARRVGLSQASASEHATVLRRAGLVVTRRSGRSSHHTLTALGSELLLHAAAAAAPAP
- a CDS encoding GNAT family N-acetyltransferase, with translation MGVAIRRAGQDDRAAVTGLLDRVFQDDAVSGWVFPDPADRRARHGVMMGAFLDAALAEGYVDVAVDGSAAALWFSVPAGGHPADDNGPAELRQVVDPANERVETIGQILDAAHPKDRAHEHLMLIAVDGSARSQGRGTELITSVLARCDREGRAAYLEASSLRSRALYERLGFVWSGSTIDLPDGPQMWPMWRDPMPVHEA
- a CDS encoding NAD(P)-dependent oxidoreductase encodes the protein MLRAGFLGLGVMGQPMSLNLARHLAGRAPLTVWNRTRARAEPLRAAGARVAETPGDVLRESDVVFLMLADDPAVDAVLARGTAGFAARVAGRTIVHMGTTSPGFSRALEADVLAAGGRYVEAPVSGSRGPAEAGELVAMLAGGRQAVDAVRPLLAPMCREAFDCGQVPSALLTKLSVNLFLITMVTGLTEAFHFADRYGLDRDRFLAVLDAGPMASAVSRAKAPKLRDRDFAVQAAALDVLKNNRLIAEAAREAALASPLLDVCHALFDETVGLGHGGADMVAVLHAIEARTAGARPSARA
- a CDS encoding GNAT family N-acetyltransferase, with the translated sequence MTTVIDPVVPPLPAATVRRWQTAVVTPADAPALHDLVTACSQATLRLRFFGQVRAFPAEYLAGVLAGRADVHDAVVAYAYGASSARPVGLASLALPPDGGAAELGVLVADAWQRQGAGRAMVDLLLARARARGVRQVSAAVLPGRSALLAALGRHLPAEHLAHSTDGPSGVYKLDRP
- a CDS encoding TetR/AcrR family transcriptional regulator, with the protein product MTAPRTHGPRERMVFAAAQLIRRDGVGATGMRDVAARAEAPRGSLQHYFPGGKEQLVNEAVTWAGHYAGKRVARYLAALPEPTPGALFAAMTQQWIDEFEATGFGTGCPVAAATVDSTASTPSAREATASAFTAWTTPLTAALTTLHVPPDRAPALATLMISTLEGAILLARAHESTTPLTTVTTELTPLLNASATRPATRAPA
- a CDS encoding universal stress protein, which produces MTDGTIVVGVDGSIAAQQALRWAALQAELTGASLVAVMAWELPGAFGWADVPELPDDLDLEGPASRALAEAVDDALPPAKAAAVEQVVVAGNPAQAILDRAETADLIVVGVRGHGTFRAPLLGSVSHTVTLHATCPVVVVRGVTEVTG
- a CDS encoding S9 family peptidase, whose protein sequence is MNETTGSASGSTPESDAVPAVPAPSPTPSGSLPGAIPGALPDWEKRYRAPRVGLPEWAEDAPDHSLYVSDVTGTYELYAWDRTTGERRQVTDRPNGTTDGTLSRDGEWVWWFSDTNGDEFGVWMRQSFGGGDDIPAAPGLDPSYPAGLALGAGGLAVVGRSTDDEGTTVHVVPPDGGEPYEIYRHEESAGVGDLSEDGTLVVIEHTEHGDAMHSALRVLRVADGSVVAELDDTEGGTRELGLDSLGFAPVPGDTRLLVGHQREDRWLPMIWDVAGGEQIAPAIDLPGDVQAEWYPDGSALLVVHDFRARSEMFRYDLADGTLTALDTPRGSVGGATARPDGTVEYLWSSAARPPVVRSTTGAVVLEAPGLRAPESVPVEDVWVDGPGGRIHALVQRPPAGATRGRGPLPTVFEIHGGPTWHESDSFAAGPAAWLDHGFVVVRVNYRGSTGYGREWTDALKHRVGLIELEDIAAVREWAVSSGLADPARLVLTGGSWGGYLTLLGLGTQPDAWAVGIAAVPVADYPTAYADEMEALKSLDRTLFGGSPTEVPERYAASSPLTYVEKVAAPVYISAGMNDPRCPIRQIDNYVERLRTLDKPHEVYRYDAGHGSLVVEERIKQVRLELAFALRHVGG
- a CDS encoding SURF1 family protein, which translates into the protein MYRFLLTPRWLVVGVLVLLAVPFCVFMGSWQLSRFQGRVDAHKDAKHTEVQTAGRAPVPLAALLPDTRAQVPSDASGRPVTATGRYDTAHQLLVPDRTLDGHNGYYVLTPLRVDGGAALPVVRGWLPGDVPPAAERGAVPSAPAGEVSVTGALQYAETAGSDGVPAAPGALPTGQLGIISAATLVNVLPYPVYSGWITATHSTAPMKPVPPVAPPGSGLDLKAFQNLGYTGEWFVFAGFAVFMYFRLARREAEAQADAALGLLPAPGSGPDPDRDPDPEPDSAPDPVPGSAGGPAGGAEEPAGSAAHVA
- a CDS encoding SigE family RNA polymerase sigma factor; the encoded protein is MAEALGIETAFGQRGTIAPVRPVRPPRPPRTGQIYGGLPVIAPWPVTRVDPAPAPTAEREDTDPAMAVGTTVDHLTETYRAHYRALLGLAALLLDDTASCEDVVQEAFIRVHSARSRVRDPEKTLAYLRQTVVNLSRSALRRRILGLKLLSKPMPDMASAEEGAYELLERDQLKTAMRSLQRRQREVLVLRYFADMTEAQVAETLGISLGSVKAYGSRGIAALRVAMEDTA